A window of the Electrophorus electricus isolate fEleEle1 chromosome 11, fEleEle1.pri, whole genome shotgun sequence genome harbors these coding sequences:
- the prph2b gene encoding LOW QUALITY PROTEIN: peripherin-2b (The sequence of the model RefSeq protein was modified relative to this genomic sequence to represent the inferred CDS: inserted 1 base in 1 codon; deleted 1 base in 1 codon; substituted 3 bases at 3 genomic stop codons), translated as MVFMLVKFDLAKRVKMAQGLWLLYXFSVMGGILVFSMGLFFQDXVSXRSETMDNSESHFVPNFLILVGLATCGINAFGGRVCHDSLDWARSTRWKPVVKNYLCGCIAFCTILVIVALMCFLVQVSLHFALAEGLKNGMKYYKDRGMPGWCFMKRALDMTQIEFHGYGNIRSHIDLMSAGLEIRMVSNVDGNYLMDRFPFSCCNQHHLNSNSAHYDYDHHTEELNLWTKGCREALVCYYGGMMNTTGTLVLLLLLLEVSKSSCPVIYIIHIIHVCDHVLFTNRLLTQRDRKYWTTALDTLTNPENPESEIEGRLLQKCDETMSDIMQKIKPFSRGNQVXGEGTDTAVSAS; from the exons ATGGTTTTTATGCTGGTAAAATTTGACTTGGCTAAGCGAGTCAAGATGGCCCAGGGTCTGTGGCTCCTGTACTAGTTCTCTGTCATGGGTGGGATACTCGTCTTTAGCATGGGGCTCTTCTTCCAAGATTGAGTTT TAAGGAGTGAGACGATGGACAACAGTGAGAGCCACTTCGTGCCCAACTTCCTCATCCTGGTAGGTCTGGCCACTTGTGGCATCAATGCCTTTGGAGGCAGGGTGTGCCATGATTCGCTGGACTGGGCCAGGTCCACCAGGTGGAAGCCTGTGGTGAAGAACTACCTGTGTGGCTGCATTGCCTTCTGCACCATCCTGGTCATTGTGGCTCTGATGTGCTTCCTGGTACAGGTTTCTCTGCACTTTGCTCTGGCTGAAGGGCTGAAAAATGGGATGAAATACTACAAGGACAGAGGCATGCCGGGATGGTGCTTCATGAAAAGGGCCCTGGACATGACCCAGATTGAGTTCCACGGCTATGGTAACATCAGATCACATATAGACTTAATGTCAGCAGGTTTAGAGAT TCGTATGGTGAGTAACGTGGACGGTAATTACCTGATGGACAGGTTTCCCTTCAGCTGCTGCAACCAGCACCACCTGAACAGTAATTCAGCTCACTATGACTACGACCATCACACTGAAGAGCTGAACCTCTGGACTAAAGGCTGCCGTGAGGCCCTGGTGTGCTACTAT GGGGGGATGATGAACACAACTGGGACTCTGGTGCTGCTACTCCTGCTTTTGGAGGTGAG TAAAAGTAGTTGTCCAGTTATTTACATAATTCACATAATTCACGTGTGTGACCATGTTCTCTTCACAAATAGACTGTTGACACAGCGGGACAGGAAGTACTGGACTACTGCTTTGGACACCCTCACAAACCCAGAGAATCCTGAGAGTGAGATCGAGGGCCGGCTGCTCCAGAAGTGTGATGAGACCATGTCTGACATCATGCAGAAGATAAAGCCCTTCAGCAGAGGAAACCAAGTGTAGGGGGAGGGGACGGACACTGCTGTCTCAGCGAGCTGA